A window of the bacterium genome harbors these coding sequences:
- a CDS encoding PD40 domain-containing protein, giving the protein MSKRTFTTATMICGLVALAVLAGCGGGSQAPVAPTPEAMIKQLTATDAVYEANPIYAPDGSAILFESDATGNREIWLLPTNGAAARQLTDHPGEDTAPYWLPDGSGFVFESTRSGTKSIWRLDLAHAGSAPVQLTDDAGDDGSPAVSPDGALVVYESNRGGNGQDLWLSPVGGGTAVRLTVSVGGSYDRTADWSPDGNTIVFESNRKDGMSALFMVPAKGGAFTQLTPLAGYEGHPAWSPDGRRVAFESGQSGTMEVWCIDVDGNNARQLTSDGGYWPRWSPNGRKLVYCNWGALAPNLWEITIQ; this is encoded by the coding sequence ATGTCGAAGAGGACCTTCACGACGGCGACGATGATCTGCGGACTGGTGGCCCTGGCCGTACTTGCCGGATGCGGCGGCGGCTCCCAGGCTCCCGTGGCGCCGACGCCCGAGGCCATGATCAAGCAATTGACGGCGACCGACGCGGTCTATGAAGCCAACCCGATCTACGCACCCGACGGTTCGGCCATCCTTTTCGAGTCCGATGCCACGGGCAATCGCGAGATCTGGCTGCTGCCGACCAACGGTGCGGCGGCCCGTCAGTTGACCGACCACCCGGGGGAGGACACGGCTCCCTACTGGCTGCCCGACGGCAGCGGGTTCGTGTTCGAATCCACGCGCAGCGGCACGAAGTCCATCTGGCGCCTGGATCTAGCGCACGCGGGCAGCGCGCCTGTGCAGCTCACCGACGACGCCGGCGATGACGGCAGTCCGGCCGTGTCGCCGGACGGCGCGCTGGTGGTCTACGAGTCGAACCGCGGCGGCAACGGACAGGACCTGTGGCTGTCGCCGGTGGGTGGCGGCACGGCGGTGCGCCTGACGGTGAGCGTCGGCGGCAGTTACGATCGCACGGCCGACTGGTCCCCCGACGGCAACACGATCGTCTTCGAGTCGAACCGCAAGGACGGCATGTCGGCCCTGTTCATGGTGCCGGCGAAGGGCGGCGCCTTCACGCAGTTGACGCCGCTGGCCGGCTACGAAGGCCACCCGGCGTGGTCGCCTGACGGTCGGCGCGTGGCGTTCGAAAGCGGGCAGTCAGGCACCATGGAGGTCTGGTGCATCGACGTCGACGGCAACAACGCGCGTCAGCTGACGAGCGACGGAGGCTACTGGCCCCGCTGGAGCCCGAACGGCCGCAAGCTGGTGTACTGCAACTGGGGCGCGCTGGCGCCGAACCTGTGGGAGATCACGATCCAGTAG